One window from the genome of Sulfodiicoccus acidiphilus encodes:
- a CDS encoding phosphoribosyltransferase family protein — translation MQNLIPRSSLYLCIRGACIKLLTGKEHKEKELRMRIMAVETLKELKKTFTYKELSSMLDIQESLLCRYTNGATIPSELQAREILGKVKTDDFIFKFFKDKISIYDDNFVDTSKILFYPNLLTIVVLSTLEKASAIDEVDKVITPAVNGIALGAMAAYILRRPLIVVKKYKESTYVDYYEESVREVNSMVSTFYLRKDLIEKGDRVLVVDDVVRSGKTVRALVSLVNRSGASVVGVLALIGVGRGWQDGLRDVKNVKVILRL, via the coding sequence TTGCAGAACTTAATACCCCGCTCATCCCTCTATTTATGTATACGAGGGGCGTGTATTAAATTGTTAACAGGGAAGGAACATAAAGAAAAGGAATTGCGAATGCGTATCATGGCAGTGGAGACCCTTAAGGAGCTTAAGAAAACGTTCACTTACAAGGAATTATCTTCGATGCTGGATATTCAAGAGAGTCTCCTTTGCAGATACACGAATGGAGCCACTATTCCCAGCGAACTCCAAGCAAGGGAGATATTGGGAAAGGTCAAAACCGATGATTTTATTTTTAAATTCTTTAAAGATAAAATATCAATTTATGATGATAATTTTGTAGACACTAGCAAGATTCTCTTCTATCCAAACCTCCTTACCATTGTTGTACTTAGCACGTTGGAGAAGGCATCTGCCATAGACGAAGTAGATAAGGTTATAACTCCAGCCGTTAACGGTATTGCCCTCGGTGCTATGGCTGCTTACATACTTCGTCGCCCCTTAATAGTAGTTAAGAAGTACAAGGAGTCCACATATGTGGACTACTACGAAGAGTCCGTGAGGGAAGTCAACAGCATGGTATCGACCTTCTATCTTCGGAAAGACTTAATCGAGAAGGGAGATAGAGTATTAGTAGTAGACGATGTAGTGAGATCTGGGAAGACCGTAAGAGCCTTAGTAAGTCTAGTTAATAGGTCAGGAGCCTCCGTTGTAGGAGTATTAGCCCTAATAGGTGTAGGGAGGGGTTGGCAGGACGGGCTAAGAGACGTTAAGAACGTCAAGGTAATTCTGAGGTTATGA
- a CDS encoding NAD(P)/FAD-dependent oxidoreductase — MKYDIAIIGGGPAGLFAAYEISTRMREGTQVILIDKGARASVRNCPLLSPKEKCTFCTPCHITYGIGGAGTYSSGIINLRPDIGGELHELLKSWSEAQSLIDYVDEVLLSFGAPHDRLFVPNEEKVREVQKRAAKAGAEFVPIKQRHMGTDKTPQVIENMTRYVESRGVKISDLTTVFEIQKKDGIFSMKTSRGEVEAGIVLAAPGRAGAQWFYSEAKKLGVDMTPAPLDIGVRVEVEALVFEEVTNATWDPKLILYTRKYDDKVRTFCVNPRGYIMKEVYSDGTIGVNGETYVDKKSDNTNFAFLTTVKLSDPLEDTIEYGKSIAKLMTRLGGEKPIIQRLIDLEKGRRSTWDRISKSTVKPTLRDVTPGDISMGLPFRVVEDLIEGLQRLDNVAPGVYSSNTLLYAPEIKYYSMKAVVDRNMETVVDNLFVAGDGVGLSRGINVAAATGILAARGITLKLGL; from the coding sequence TTGAAATATGATATTGCGATAATAGGAGGAGGGCCGGCAGGACTCTTCGCCGCGTACGAAATTTCAACTAGAATGAGAGAAGGAACGCAAGTAATTCTTATAGATAAAGGAGCACGGGCCAGTGTCAGGAATTGTCCTTTGCTCTCTCCAAAGGAAAAGTGCACGTTCTGTACCCCATGCCACATCACGTATGGGATAGGAGGGGCTGGCACCTATAGTAGTGGCATAATTAATTTGAGGCCTGATATAGGAGGGGAGCTCCATGAGCTTTTGAAGAGCTGGAGCGAGGCCCAATCCTTGATAGACTACGTGGACGAGGTTCTGCTTTCATTTGGAGCGCCTCACGATAGGCTATTCGTTCCCAACGAAGAGAAAGTCAGGGAAGTCCAGAAGAGGGCCGCGAAGGCGGGAGCGGAGTTCGTACCTATAAAACAGCGACATATGGGCACAGACAAGACTCCACAAGTTATAGAGAATATGACTAGATACGTAGAATCCAGAGGAGTCAAGATTAGTGACCTAACTACGGTCTTCGAAATCCAGAAGAAAGACGGCATATTTTCCATGAAGACGTCGAGGGGAGAAGTAGAGGCTGGTATAGTACTCGCAGCTCCAGGGAGAGCGGGAGCCCAGTGGTTTTACTCGGAGGCCAAGAAGCTAGGAGTGGACATGACCCCAGCCCCCTTAGACATAGGTGTTAGAGTCGAGGTAGAGGCATTGGTATTCGAGGAGGTTACCAATGCTACATGGGATCCTAAACTCATTCTCTATACGAGAAAATACGATGACAAGGTGAGGACCTTCTGCGTCAATCCAAGGGGATATATAATGAAGGAAGTCTATTCTGACGGAACAATAGGAGTAAATGGAGAAACGTATGTAGATAAGAAAAGTGATAACACCAACTTCGCCTTCCTAACCACCGTCAAACTTTCAGATCCGTTGGAGGACACAATAGAATATGGGAAAAGCATAGCCAAACTCATGACCAGACTTGGGGGTGAGAAGCCCATAATTCAAAGGCTAATAGACTTAGAGAAAGGCAGGAGGAGTACGTGGGATAGAATATCAAAGTCTACAGTCAAACCCACCTTGAGGGATGTGACTCCAGGAGACATAAGTATGGGACTTCCGTTCAGAGTTGTGGAAGACCTAATAGAGGGACTGCAGAGGTTAGACAATGTGGCGCCCGGGGTTTACTCGTCAAATACCCTCCTTTATGCGCCGGAAATTAAGTACTACAGCATGAAGGCCGTGGTAGATAGAAACATGGAAACTGTAGTGGACAACCTGTTCGTGGCCGGAGACGGTGTGGGACTATCTAGGGGAATAAACGTAGCGGCGGCCACAGGTATCCTAGCGGCTCGAGGAATAACCCTAAAGTTAGGGCTCTAA
- a CDS encoding formate--phosphoribosylaminoimidazolecarboxamide ligase family protein, which yields MRVAAFASHSALDVFDGAKDEGFESVGLCKKGRERPYLEFKEVVDYCIMVEEFKEIASVKIVNELRRLEAVLVPNRSLAVYVGYDSLEKMEIPFFGNKFMLRWEERTGEKNYYRLLDVAKIKRPRTYKWEDKIEGPVLVKIPEAKRKVERGFFFAVNDEDMRSRLEHLVSVGMVDKEDVRNTVIEELILGAHFNVNFFYSPLRERVELHSIDRRIQSDWDGFYRLPADIQLRLNSQPRLIEVGHEPATLRESLLEKIFEIGYSFVKATKELESPGIIGPFTLQLMVTPELELVVYDVAPRIGGGTNAHMGIGSQYSKLYWREPMSVGRRIARELREAKEKGQLKEVTS from the coding sequence ATGAGGGTAGCCGCCTTCGCCAGCCATTCCGCCTTAGATGTCTTCGATGGCGCAAAGGACGAAGGATTTGAGAGCGTGGGACTCTGCAAGAAAGGTAGAGAGAGGCCTTATCTAGAGTTCAAGGAAGTAGTGGATTACTGCATAATGGTTGAGGAATTTAAGGAAATTGCTTCCGTTAAGATAGTTAACGAATTGCGCCGGTTGGAAGCTGTCCTGGTCCCGAACAGGAGTCTAGCGGTCTATGTCGGATATGACAGCTTAGAAAAGATGGAGATTCCATTCTTTGGTAACAAATTCATGTTGAGATGGGAAGAAAGAACTGGAGAGAAAAACTACTATCGATTGTTAGATGTAGCGAAGATCAAGAGACCAAGGACTTACAAGTGGGAAGATAAAATAGAAGGACCCGTTCTAGTCAAGATACCTGAGGCTAAGAGGAAAGTAGAGAGAGGGTTCTTCTTCGCTGTAAACGATGAAGACATGAGAAGTAGACTGGAGCACCTAGTCAGCGTGGGTATGGTAGATAAGGAGGATGTTAGGAATACCGTCATAGAAGAACTGATTCTAGGAGCCCATTTCAACGTGAACTTCTTCTACAGTCCTTTAAGAGAGAGAGTAGAACTTCATAGCATCGACAGGCGAATTCAAAGTGATTGGGATGGCTTCTATAGACTTCCTGCCGATATTCAACTTAGATTGAATTCGCAGCCCCGCCTCATTGAGGTGGGCCATGAGCCAGCAACGTTAAGGGAGAGTTTACTAGAGAAGATTTTCGAAATTGGGTACTCATTCGTTAAGGCAACTAAAGAACTGGAGTCACCTGGGATAATAGGACCCTTCACACTTCAGTTAATGGTGACCCCTGAGTTAGAGCTGGTGGTTTACGACGTCGCTCCAAGGATAGGCGGTGGAACAAATGCCCATATGGGAATAGGGAGCCAATACTCTAAGCTATACTGGAGGGAGCCAATGAGTGTGGGTAGAAGAATTGCGAGGGAATTAAGAGAGGCGAAAGAAAAAGGTCAGTTAAAGGAGGTCACCTCTTGA
- a CDS encoding adenylosuccinate synthetase, with product MLQIVVGGFFGDEGKGKVASYLALKDSPAASVRTGSINAGHTVTHNGQSWKVRIIPSAFANKKVRLLLGPGALTSLNLLVTEMENTGTRGRVGIDPHVGIITEEEIEQERNDEYLVKRIGSTAQGVGYAEAKRVLRKLRLAGEYSEVKDLIIDVPSTVVDYVERGSKVLIEGTQGHYLSLYHGDYPYVTSRNVTASGILSEVGVGPKYVKDVIIVFKSFVTRVGQGELPGEIEEEKAKELGLIEVGTVTGRRRRVSPFNVEMAKRAIRINGATQVCITKLDWLFKEAHNVVEETKLSKEAKLWIDDIESQLGVPITLIGTGEESLSMIDMRREKGFEI from the coding sequence ATGCTGCAGATAGTTGTGGGAGGTTTCTTTGGAGATGAGGGAAAAGGGAAGGTCGCGTCGTATCTAGCCCTTAAGGACTCGCCCGCGGCCTCCGTAAGGACTGGCTCCATAAATGCGGGACACACTGTAACTCACAACGGACAGTCGTGGAAGGTTAGAATTATCCCTTCCGCTTTCGCCAATAAGAAGGTTAGATTACTCCTGGGACCTGGCGCCCTCACCTCGCTGAACCTCCTTGTAACCGAAATGGAAAATACAGGGACAAGAGGAAGAGTAGGGATCGATCCGCATGTTGGAATAATAACAGAGGAGGAAATTGAACAGGAGAGGAACGACGAATACCTTGTGAAGAGAATAGGTAGTACGGCTCAAGGCGTAGGATACGCTGAAGCTAAGCGTGTACTGAGAAAGTTAAGACTGGCAGGAGAGTACAGCGAGGTGAAAGACCTAATCATAGACGTACCTTCTACTGTGGTAGACTACGTAGAACGAGGCTCAAAGGTGCTTATAGAGGGTACCCAGGGCCACTATCTAAGCCTATACCACGGAGATTACCCGTATGTGACTAGTAGGAACGTCACCGCCTCAGGGATATTAAGTGAGGTTGGCGTGGGGCCGAAATACGTTAAGGATGTTATAATCGTTTTCAAGTCTTTTGTTACTAGAGTAGGACAGGGTGAACTTCCAGGAGAGATCGAGGAGGAGAAAGCAAAGGAACTAGGTCTGATAGAGGTGGGGACTGTAACTGGAAGGAGGAGAAGAGTTTCACCATTTAACGTGGAAATGGCAAAGAGGGCCATAAGGATTAATGGAGCCACACAAGTCTGCATAACGAAGCTCGACTGGCTGTTCAAGGAGGCACACAACGTTGTAGAAGAAACTAAACTATCCAAGGAAGCTAAGCTCTGGATAGATGACATCGAATCGCAACTAGGAGTCCCAATAACTCTTATTGGAACAGGGGAAGAGAGCCTCAGCATGATCGATATGAGGAGGGAGAAAGGATTTGAAATATGA
- the purB gene encoding adenylosuccinate lyase, with translation MSSICALDWRYGSREMRLLFSREEIIRRMIRVEVVLLQALAEVGIENPESIKVVLDVASTITPSEIEEEERRIGHDVMAMAVVLAKKAGDAGKMVHFGATSYDIVDTAYALIFRDALDILKRKLVKSLDLLSALAIEHADTLMVGRTHGQHALPITFGFKLANYVYELTRSLERLKEVESRLLKVKMAGAVGTAAGWGEKGGMIQLEVSKRLGLSPHEITTQIAPRDGHAELISDLAILGSQLDRFALEVRELMRPEIAELAESVPSRVGSSTMPQKENPVLSEKICGLAKVLRGFVVPALENIPTWHERDLTNSSSERILLSHSLLIIDEMLDSFIQLLSSLKVNKEKMMENLELSKGNIMAESLMLSLTRKGIPRHVAHSIVSELSRKSSNLGLPLISVAIEDQTVKSLLNNEELHKVLDPSVYLGQYREMIERAINYFKGIREEFAAVAQR, from the coding sequence GTGTCTTCAATCTGTGCACTTGATTGGAGGTATGGAAGCAGAGAGATGAGACTACTCTTCTCCAGAGAGGAAATAATAAGGAGAATGATCCGTGTAGAGGTGGTCCTCCTCCAAGCTCTGGCGGAGGTTGGGATCGAAAATCCAGAGAGCATTAAGGTTGTTCTTGACGTCGCCTCGACCATTACCCCATCCGAAATTGAGGAGGAAGAGAGAAGGATAGGCCACGACGTAATGGCAATGGCAGTTGTTTTGGCCAAGAAAGCGGGAGACGCCGGGAAGATGGTGCACTTTGGCGCCACTAGCTACGACATAGTGGACACCGCATATGCTCTGATCTTTAGGGACGCCTTGGATATTCTTAAGAGAAAGCTAGTTAAGAGTCTCGACTTGCTATCCGCGTTGGCTATCGAACATGCAGATACGTTAATGGTGGGGAGAACTCACGGACAACACGCCCTTCCAATAACCTTCGGTTTTAAGCTTGCAAACTACGTTTACGAATTGACGAGATCGCTAGAGCGTCTGAAGGAGGTGGAGTCGAGGCTGCTAAAAGTGAAGATGGCGGGTGCAGTCGGAACGGCCGCCGGTTGGGGGGAGAAAGGTGGCATGATCCAATTGGAGGTCTCGAAGAGACTGGGCTTATCTCCTCACGAGATCACTACACAGATAGCCCCTCGAGACGGACATGCCGAACTCATATCTGATTTAGCCATATTGGGTAGCCAGCTAGATCGTTTCGCCCTAGAAGTGAGGGAACTTATGAGACCAGAGATTGCTGAGCTAGCTGAGTCCGTCCCTTCTAGGGTTGGGAGTAGCACTATGCCTCAGAAGGAGAATCCAGTTCTTTCTGAGAAGATCTGTGGCTTGGCTAAGGTGCTTAGGGGCTTTGTAGTTCCCGCGCTTGAGAATATTCCAACTTGGCATGAGAGAGATCTGACGAATAGTTCGTCAGAACGCATACTTCTATCCCACTCACTGCTTATAATCGATGAGATGTTGGACAGTTTTATTCAACTCTTAAGCTCCTTGAAGGTAAATAAGGAGAAAATGATGGAAAACCTAGAATTGAGTAAAGGGAATATAATGGCGGAGAGCCTCATGCTAAGCCTTACAAGGAAAGGAATTCCACGACATGTCGCCCACAGCATAGTATCAGAACTAAGTAGAAAAAGTAGTAATCTCGGACTTCCATTGATATCAGTAGCGATTGAAGATCAGACAGTAAAGTCACTCCTCAACAACGAAGAACTTCACAAGGTATTAGATCCCTCGGTTTACCTAGGCCAGTACAGAGAAATGATAGAAAGGGCTATAAACTACTTCAAGGGAATTAGGGAAGAGTTTGCCGCCGTAGCTCAGCGGTAG
- a CDS encoding formate--phosphoribosylaminoimidazolecarboxamide ligase: MRVATLGSHSSLQILHGVKAEGLEPMLVVEKKRRDFYSRFDFIDSILTYEDLDSAVTLLNSSDVIVPHGSLIEYLGIERASKLKSKSIFGTRNLFSWESDQKKKMSLLKMAGVKIPEQFEDPEDVDRRVIVKLPGAKGGKGYFVAESKGKVKEGLAEVMRKGLIKDPSEALIQEYVIGVPMYFQFFRSVVKDRIEITGIDVRYETNVDSLRRLVDPKGVEPSFVVVGNIPLVARESLLPNAFAYAESFVRVVDDLVRPKMIGPFCLETVVTDELDIVTFEFSGRIVAGTNLYIDGSPYSWLYWREPMSVGRRIARELREAKEKGKLEEVLT, translated from the coding sequence GTGAGAGTAGCCACACTAGGTAGTCATTCCTCTCTCCAAATCCTACATGGGGTCAAAGCTGAAGGTTTGGAGCCTATGCTGGTCGTTGAGAAGAAGAGACGGGACTTTTACTCTCGCTTCGACTTCATAGACTCCATCCTTACCTACGAGGATTTAGACAGCGCAGTGACACTACTTAACTCCTCCGACGTTATTGTTCCTCACGGGAGTTTAATCGAGTACCTAGGAATTGAGAGGGCGTCTAAGTTAAAAAGTAAGAGCATCTTCGGAACTAGGAATCTTTTCAGTTGGGAGTCAGACCAAAAGAAGAAAATGAGTCTGTTAAAGATGGCAGGAGTGAAAATCCCAGAACAGTTCGAGGATCCAGAGGACGTGGACAGACGAGTAATTGTTAAACTTCCTGGAGCGAAGGGAGGCAAGGGCTACTTCGTAGCAGAAAGTAAGGGCAAGGTGAAAGAAGGGCTGGCAGAAGTAATGCGAAAAGGCCTGATAAAGGATCCTTCAGAGGCGTTAATTCAAGAGTACGTGATAGGAGTTCCCATGTACTTCCAGTTTTTCAGAAGTGTAGTTAAAGACAGAATTGAAATAACTGGCATAGACGTGAGATACGAGACTAACGTCGACAGCCTCAGGAGGCTGGTAGACCCTAAAGGAGTGGAACCTTCGTTCGTGGTTGTGGGTAACATACCGCTTGTGGCTAGAGAAAGTCTGCTTCCCAACGCCTTCGCATACGCGGAGTCCTTCGTTAGGGTAGTAGACGACTTGGTGCGACCCAAGATGATTGGGCCTTTCTGTCTAGAAACCGTGGTAACCGATGAGTTAGACATTGTAACGTTTGAGTTTTCGGGGAGAATAGTAGCTGGGACTAACCTATACATTGATGGAAGCCCATATAGTTGGCTATACTGGAGGGAGCCAATGAGTGTGGGTAGAAGAATTGCGAGGGAATTAAGAGAGGCGAAAGAAAAAGGGAAATTGGAGGAAGTTCTCACATGA
- a CDS encoding MBL fold metallo-hydrolase has protein sequence MSFYRLTRDVYVLVTPRGMRSYLVKGDRGWVIIDGGDPVSLNIIVSDILEVTRGVTPKYILVTSCHPAAASAIGALSKFFVESLVVSHYPDSVALRRGECEGSFYEPARVSVELRSDEEVVEGIRIKLTRTPTLGSIIANYNGVIFAGSTLVSPLKTVSYLCSVSDCSKVS, from the coding sequence ATGAGTTTTTATCGGTTGACTAGGGATGTTTACGTTCTAGTGACACCCAGAGGAATGAGAAGCTACTTAGTGAAGGGAGATAGAGGTTGGGTCATTATAGATGGAGGAGATCCGGTTTCGCTGAATATAATAGTGAGCGATATTTTGGAGGTGACTAGGGGAGTTACTCCTAAATATATTCTAGTCACGAGCTGTCATCCCGCTGCGGCCTCTGCTATAGGTGCACTCTCCAAGTTCTTCGTAGAGTCATTAGTGGTTTCACACTATCCAGATTCTGTAGCTCTAAGAAGGGGAGAGTGTGAAGGCTCCTTCTACGAACCCGCGAGAGTCAGCGTCGAGTTGAGAAGCGATGAAGAGGTAGTTGAGGGAATAAGGATTAAGTTGACTAGGACTCCAACTTTAGGTTCGATTATCGCCAACTATAATGGAGTGATCTTCGCTGGTAGCACGCTCGTTTCTCCTTTAAAAACTGTAAGTTATTTATGTAGCGTCAGCGACTGCAGCAAAGTGTCCTAA
- a CDS encoding thiamine-phosphate kinase, with protein MKLSELGERKFLTTVVRKLLEHSELDDVYHKDGIVYKMDGFPLSFGFTFSDPYDIGWKSITAAVSDVVAKGSLPNEVMISIGLDPDLEVSDASALMEGIIDSTNYYGGKVVGGDTNGSKKGEGWIDVAIIGKALCYKPLSNAKEGDTIVLTNKIGMTTVAFISFLKGIEVPHHFLTSLRHPVANRYLPLVMHNNCEHISTSTDISDGLLISLSKVAEASGKGVNLTTIPYREDVLDQLNRLSMDPFSSLKYGGEEYEALLVVTGREVEHIMEEMSNWGMRPLIVGKVIEREGLYFMGKKMEPSGWDNFRGWD; from the coding sequence ATGAAGCTGTCTGAACTTGGAGAGAGGAAATTCCTTACTACGGTTGTAAGGAAATTGTTAGAACATTCGGAGCTCGACGATGTGTACCACAAAGACGGTATTGTGTACAAAATGGATGGATTTCCTCTCTCATTCGGATTCACCTTCTCAGACCCTTATGACATAGGATGGAAGTCAATTACAGCTGCAGTGAGTGATGTAGTAGCAAAGGGTAGCTTACCAAACGAGGTGATGATTTCGATAGGCCTAGACCCTGACTTGGAGGTAAGCGATGCCTCGGCCTTGATGGAAGGGATAATCGATTCCACTAATTACTACGGGGGAAAGGTAGTGGGAGGAGATACCAATGGAAGTAAAAAGGGAGAAGGTTGGATAGACGTAGCGATAATAGGAAAAGCGCTCTGCTACAAGCCGCTCTCGAACGCGAAAGAAGGCGACACAATTGTTCTGACTAATAAAATTGGGATGACCACCGTGGCTTTCATAAGTTTCCTAAAGGGTATTGAGGTACCTCATCACTTCCTCACAAGCTTAAGGCATCCTGTTGCTAACCGTTATCTTCCATTGGTCATGCATAATAACTGTGAGCACATATCCACTTCAACCGATATAAGCGACGGTCTCCTCATCTCTCTATCTAAAGTGGCGGAAGCATCGGGGAAGGGAGTAAACCTAACTACGATTCCTTATAGGGAAGACGTCCTAGACCAACTCAACAGACTCTCCATGGATCCTTTTTCTTCTCTGAAATATGGAGGTGAGGAGTATGAGGCGTTATTAGTAGTGACGGGGCGAGAAGTGGAGCACATTATGGAGGAAATGTCGAATTGGGGAATGAGACCGTTAATTGTCGGAAAGGTGATAGAAAGAGAAGGACTCTACTTCATGGGTAAAAAGATGGAGCCTTCTGGATGGGACAACTTCAGAGGATGGGATTAA
- the tes gene encoding tetraether lipid synthase Tes: MAQTAQEQRFTLLPAPSKFDEGVVKFGDRDIKIGGPLPKLAENEKLIRVTHSLCPACYRLLPAAIFEKESKLFIRKVCPDHGEFEDLYYGDVGMYYKFDYWEYEGKGPKVPYVDLKSPCPYNCGLCPMHHQHSALVNLVITNRCDQSCWYCFFYAEKAGYVFEPSQEQIRFMVEQLKRQGATMVVQITGGEPTLREDLVEVVKIVKDAGVKHIQLNTWGGTFAKMYMEDPERAVRFARAVREAGVNTIYMSFDGTTRKTNPKNHWEIPYTLDVFRKAGMTSVVLVPTVIKTVNDHDLGNIIKFAARNMDVVRAINFQPVSLTGMMKRNMRAKFRITIPEILKNIEEQTNGEITRDSWYPIGTSVVFSKLVEALTGKEQFEMANHPSCGAGSYIYVEWKGGEPHFIPISKFIDLEGILEYLKEKTEEIREGANKYVTAVKLVYNLRKFIDKKYGPKDFDVWKMLYNIIVNHNYDALGEWHYRTLFLGNMHFMDLYNYDVQRVMRCDIHYVTPDGRVIPFCTYNVLNDLYRDKILKEYQVSLDDWIKKFGENSIGDSVKYKRAVGLLEKGETYKETYKGFQIL; this comes from the coding sequence ATGGCGCAAACAGCGCAGGAACAGAGATTCACCCTGCTACCTGCGCCTTCAAAATTCGATGAAGGAGTTGTCAAATTCGGCGACAGAGACATCAAAATAGGAGGGCCCCTTCCTAAACTGGCGGAGAACGAGAAACTCATAAGGGTTACTCACTCTCTTTGCCCAGCTTGTTACAGGCTACTTCCCGCCGCGATTTTTGAGAAGGAGAGTAAACTCTTCATAAGGAAAGTATGCCCAGATCACGGTGAGTTCGAGGACCTATACTACGGAGACGTAGGAATGTACTACAAGTTCGACTACTGGGAATACGAGGGGAAGGGACCTAAGGTACCGTACGTTGACCTGAAGTCTCCATGTCCGTACAACTGCGGACTCTGTCCTATGCACCACCAGCACTCGGCCTTAGTTAACCTAGTGATAACCAACAGATGTGATCAGTCTTGCTGGTACTGCTTCTTCTACGCTGAGAAGGCTGGATACGTGTTTGAACCCTCCCAAGAACAGATAAGATTCATGGTGGAGCAGCTCAAGCGGCAGGGAGCAACAATGGTAGTACAGATAACTGGAGGTGAACCTACACTCAGGGAGGACCTTGTTGAAGTAGTGAAGATCGTCAAAGATGCTGGGGTTAAGCATATCCAGCTAAACACGTGGGGAGGTACCTTCGCTAAGATGTACATGGAGGATCCAGAGAGGGCTGTACGTTTCGCTAGAGCAGTGAGAGAAGCGGGCGTGAATACCATATATATGAGCTTCGACGGGACCACCAGGAAGACTAATCCAAAGAACCATTGGGAGATCCCCTACACGTTAGACGTATTCAGAAAGGCAGGAATGACAAGCGTAGTTTTAGTACCGACCGTAATCAAAACAGTTAACGACCACGACCTAGGCAATATAATTAAGTTCGCCGCTAGGAACATGGACGTTGTTAGAGCAATAAACTTCCAACCAGTGAGCCTAACGGGGATGATGAAGAGAAATATGAGGGCTAAGTTTAGGATCACTATTCCAGAGATACTAAAGAATATAGAGGAACAGACTAACGGAGAAATTACTAGGGACAGTTGGTATCCTATAGGCACATCCGTTGTGTTTTCGAAGCTTGTGGAGGCGCTCACTGGTAAGGAGCAGTTCGAGATGGCCAATCATCCGTCCTGCGGAGCTGGAAGCTACATCTATGTGGAGTGGAAAGGTGGAGAGCCACACTTCATCCCCATCTCGAAGTTCATAGATCTGGAGGGAATTCTGGAATACCTCAAAGAGAAGACGGAAGAAATTAGGGAAGGAGCCAACAAATACGTCACCGCGGTAAAACTAGTCTACAACTTAAGGAAGTTCATAGATAAAAAATATGGTCCTAAGGACTTCGATGTGTGGAAGATGCTCTATAACATAATAGTGAATCACAATTACGATGCGCTGGGAGAGTGGCACTACAGGACTCTATTCCTAGGTAACATGCATTTCATGGATCTTTACAACTACGACGTCCAGAGGGTAATGAGATGCGATATTCACTACGTCACGCCCGATGGAAGGGTGATACCCTTCTGTACATATAACGTACTCAACGATCTTTACAGGGACAAGATCTTGAAGGAGTATCAAGTTTCCCTAGACGATTGGATTAAGAAGTTCGGCGAGAACAGCATAGGAGATTCAGTCAAATACAAGAGGGCAGTAGGATTACTAGAGAAGGGAGAGACCTACAAGGAGACCTACAAGGGATTCCAGATATTATAA